The Nitrospinota bacterium genome window below encodes:
- the mnmA gene encoding tRNA 2-thiouridine(34) synthase MnmA, translated as MSGELVIMAMSGGVDSSTAAALLKEEGRDIVGVTMRVWEHPEDVEARNGTCCTLDDVEDARRVAIRLGIPHYTVNVKAEFKEKVVDYFVAEYMRGRTPNPCVLCNQVIKFDYLFRLGAKLGAGHVATGHYARIGQFRGHTVVMRGLDAAKDQSYFLFSIGPDRLKRILFPLGAHSKQETRAMAEKYGLHTAKKHESQEICFVPDNDYTNFIKKLPEGKSAREGEIVDFDGRKMGRHKGFPFYTVGQRRGLGIGHSERLYVAAIEPDTNRIIVGNKSRLYGKALSAGGMNWFVPPEDFADIQVTARIRHQGKDTPTVIIPEGKERVTVEFAEPQLAITPGQAVVFYHGDVVLGGGWIEKRLDK; from the coding sequence ATGAGCGGAGAACTTGTGATAATGGCCATGAGCGGAGGGGTGGACAGCTCCACCGCCGCCGCCTTGCTCAAAGAAGAGGGTCGCGACATCGTGGGCGTCACCATGCGGGTGTGGGAGCATCCGGAGGACGTGGAGGCGCGAAACGGAACCTGCTGCACCCTCGACGACGTGGAGGACGCGCGCCGCGTGGCCATCCGTCTCGGGATCCCCCACTACACCGTGAATGTGAAGGCGGAGTTCAAGGAAAAGGTGGTGGACTATTTCGTCGCCGAATACATGCGCGGCCGCACTCCGAACCCGTGCGTGCTGTGCAACCAGGTGATAAAGTTCGACTACCTTTTCCGGCTGGGGGCCAAGCTTGGCGCGGGACATGTGGCCACCGGGCATTATGCTCGTATCGGGCAATTCCGCGGCCACACCGTGGTGATGCGCGGGCTGGACGCGGCCAAGGACCAAAGTTATTTCCTGTTCTCCATCGGGCCGGACAGGCTCAAACGGATATTGTTCCCTCTCGGCGCCCATTCAAAGCAGGAAACGAGGGCCATGGCGGAAAAGTACGGGCTGCACACCGCGAAAAAGCACGAAAGCCAGGAGATTTGCTTCGTGCCGGACAACGATTACACGAACTTCATAAAAAAGCTGCCAGAGGGGAAATCGGCCCGCGAAGGGGAGATCGTGGACTTTGACGGCAGGAAAATGGGGCGCCACAAGGGATTCCCCTTCTATACTGTGGGCCAGCGGCGCGGGCTTGGCATCGGCCACTCGGAGCGATTGTACGTTGCGGCCATCGAACCGGATACGAACCGGATTATCGTTGGAAACAAATCGCGGCTATACGGCAAGGCGCTGTCCGCCGGCGGGATGAACTGGTTCGTTCCACCGGAAGATTTTGCGGATATACAGGTGACTGCGCGGATACGCCATCAAGGAAAGGACACGCCCACTGTTATCATACCGGAAGGTAAAGAACGCGTGACAGTGGAATTCGCCGAGCCGCAGCTTGCCATCACTCCGGGACAGGCTGTGGTGTTCTATCATGGTGATGTTGTGTTGGGCGGAGGATGGATAGAAAAGAGGCTCGATAAGTGA